The nucleotide window GACCGTGCCGACCTTCAGGAACACCAGCGCCAGCTCCCCCGCCTTCTGCCAGACCCCGGGCACCGCGCCGGCAACAACCAGCAACGGCAAGAGCGGCGACAGCGAGAGCAGTCCTGGCAGTCCCCCGTTTTGCCTTTTGGCTTTTGGCTCTTGGCTTCTGGCTTCTGTCCTCTCCGGCTTCCCCTCCTCACTTCTGCCTTCTTCCTTCTGCCTTCTTCCTTCTGCCTTCGGTTCTCCACTAGACCCCTTGACCACTTGACCACTGGACCACTTTCTGGCTAGCAGCATCCCCAGCACCCCGCACCCGACTACCACCAGCAACACGTCGACTTTCAGGAACAGCGCCGTTGCGGCGATGACACCGATGGCGACCGCGCGCCAGTTCGTGATGTTTGCCTTGCCTATCGACCACGTCGCCCAGGCCAGGATTCCGACCACCACCGGCTGCACGCCCGAGAAGAGCCTCGTCACCAGCGGCACGCTGCCGAACCGGAAGTAGAGGTAGCTCAGCCCGCACATCAGGAGAAAGCAAGGAGCGAGCAGCGCCACAACTGCGGTAACCATACCTCTCATACCCCGCAATTCGTAGCCGATGTACTCAGCGTAGTTGGGCACGAAAGGACCGGGCAGCATCTGCCCCATCGCCACCGCGACGCTCAGTTGGGCGTCGTCAATCCACCGCCGCCGCTCCACGACCTCCTGCCGGATGATGGCCAGCATCCCGACCCCGCCGCCGAACCCGATGGTCCCGACCTTGGCGAACACCCGCGCGATGTCGCGCAGGCTGACTCGCTTCGGAATGGCGCCGCCTTCGGTCGCTGACATCGGGCTATTGTAGTGCGGCCCCCTCCGGCTGCAAGAGGAACAGCATGAGGACAAGGTCGAGGCCGAGCTTGAGACATCCGGACTTCTGCATTCTGCCCTCCGCAATCTGACTTCTGCCTTCGGTTGCAGCTTGCTGTTGCCTGGCGGTTTCACACCGGGTTTCGGTTCCTCGGTTGACAAGGCGACGGACCTGTGGCAGTCTTTCTCAGGCGCGAGATGGAATACCTGCTCTACGTGCTGCTTGGCATCGGCCTGGCCGCGGCCTGCGGGTTCCGCGTGTTCGTGCCGTTCCTCGCCGTCAGCATCGCCGCCCTGGCCGGGCAGTTGCAGCTCGCCCCCGACTTCGCCTGGCTCGGCTCGTGGCCTGCGCTCATTGTCTTTGGCGTCGCCACTACACTTGAGATCGTCGCCTACTTCGTTCCGTGGCTCGACCACGCACTCGACGTCGTGGCCACGCCGGCCGCAATCCTCGCCGGCGTCATCGTCACGGCCGCGGTCCTGACCGGGATGAGTCCTGTATTACGCTGGACGCTGGCGGCAATCGCCGGCGGCGGGGTCGCGGCCGCAGTCCAGCTTACCACCGTCGCCCTGCGCCGGGCGTCAACCTACGCGACCGCGGGATTCGCACACCCGCTCGCGGCCGGTGTTGAGACCGGCGGCTCGATCGGGATGTCGGTCCTAAGCCTGCTCCTGCCGCTCGTCGCCGGAGTCCTCGCGCTCCTGCTGATCGTCATCGCCGCTCGCAGGCTCAGCCGGCGCTCGGCGCGGGCCTGAGGCGAAGCCTCCAGTGAGTGCGGAAATGCCGGCCGCACTCACCGCCACAGAGCCGAGATTGATGGCCGCGAAGAGACTGATGTCCAGGCTCGAAATCCGAAGTAAGAATGAGGATGCAAATCCGAACTACCGGATTCACGGTCTCCGATTCGAGCTTCAATCGGGATTCGGGCTTCGGGATTCGTGCTTTGCCGTGGTAGTGCTTTCGTGGCTCACCCTTCAGTTTCAGGGCGGCATGCTTGCTTGACATCACTGTCGGTTTCGGCTAATA belongs to candidate division WOR-3 bacterium and includes:
- the chrA gene encoding chromate efflux transporter → MSATEGGAIPKRVSLRDIARVFAKVGTIGFGGGVGMLAIIRQEVVERRRWIDDAQLSVAVAMGQMLPGPFVPNYAEYIGYELRGMRGMVTAVVALLAPCFLLMCGLSYLYFRFGSVPLVTRLFSGVQPVVVGILAWATWSIGKANITNWRAVAIGVIAATALFLKVDVLLVVVGCGVLGMLLARKWSSGQVVKGSSGEPKAEGRRQKEEGRSEEGKPERTEARSQEPKAKRQNGGLPGLLSLSPLLPLLVVAGAVPGVWQKAGELALVFLKVGTVIFGGGFAAIPFLQHEVVDVHRWLSMREFIDGVALGQITPGPVAITAAFIGYKVLGFWGALIAALGTFLPSSLMLWGLIHVYRRVQYNGAVQGFLSGVMPAVTGMILTATVFVGKTAIAGPVQAVVAPLAFCLLLRYRIEPVWLILGGALVGVAV
- a CDS encoding DUF4126 domain-containing protein — its product is MAVFLRREMEYLLYVLLGIGLAAACGFRVFVPFLAVSIAALAGQLQLAPDFAWLGSWPALIVFGVATTLEIVAYFVPWLDHALDVVATPAAILAGVIVTAAVLTGMSPVLRWTLAAIAGGGVAAAVQLTTVALRRASTYATAGFAHPLAAGVETGGSIGMSVLSLLLPLVAGVLALLLIVIAARRLSRRSARA